A genomic window from Camelus ferus isolate YT-003-E chromosome 9, BCGSAC_Cfer_1.0, whole genome shotgun sequence includes:
- the ZNF132 gene encoding zinc finger protein 132 encodes MDPAQHTSWPPGLSVSSLQNLVTFEDVAVRFCKEEWGLLDAAQRHLYHSVMLENLELVTSLGCWHGVEDKEVRSKQNASVEVVSQARIPSAHPSTQKADNCDMCDPSLKDTLHLDGHQGTHLKLTPNTCVACGRGFWFGANLHQHQKEHSGEKLFRWVKDRDLFVKSSASSVVYLSEKPSACGLGGKDVSASHDPLQHPNTDGSGTPHTSTKGRDVSVSPNGSNLGQLPEVNTSQKPFSCNDCGKGFQKTSILLNHLKAHSEERPFRCPTVGNSLEEKSNLVNDHKFHTGEASYVCKECGKSFSHPSKLRKHQKFHTGVKCYECSNCGKTFSHKLTYVHHRRIHTGERLYECSDCGKAFSNWSHLTRHEKVHTGERPFECSKCGRAFSQSSNFFRHQKVHTQVRPYECNLCNKAFSRSSALIQHWRVHTGERPFECGECGRAFNNNSNLAQHQKVHTGERPFECSECGRDFSQSSHLLRHQKIHTGERPFGCSECGKAFSNSSTLIQHQKVHTRQRPYECSECRKAFSRSSSLIQHWRIHTGERPYECSECGKAFAHSSSLIEHWRVHTRERPYECNECGKFFSQNSILIKHQKVHTGERPYECTECGKFFSRKSSLIYHWRVHTGERPYECSECGRAFSSNSHLVRHQRIHTNERPYECSQCGKAFSERSTLVRHQIVHTRERTYECGLCGKIFSRLCNLAQHKRIHT; translated from the exons ATGGACCCGGCGCAG CACACCTCTTGGCCCCCTGGCTTATCTGTCTCATCGCTGCAGAACCTGGTGACCTTCGAGGATGTGGCTGTGCGCTTCTGCAAAGAGGAGTGGGGGCTCCTTGATGCAGCCCAGAGGCATCTGTACCACAGTGTGATGCTGGAGAACCTGGAGCTTGTGACCTCACTTG GTTGTTGGCATGGAGTGGAAGATAAGGAGGTACGTTCTAAGCAGAATGCTTCTGTAGAAGTGGTGTCACAGGCCAGGATTCCTAGTGCACATCCTTCCACCCAAAAGGCTGACAACTGTGACATGTGTGACCCATCCTTGAAAGACACTTTGCACCTAGATGGACATCAAGGAACACATCTTAAGTTGACTCCCAACACATGTGTAGCATGTGGAAGAGGGTTTTGGTTTGGAGCAAACCTTCACCAGCATCAGAAGGAGCACAGTGGAGAAAAGCTTTTCAGATGGGTCAAGGACAGGGACTTGTTTGTGAAGAGCTCAGCAAGCTCAGTAGTCTACCTGTCAGAGAAGCCCTCTGCTTGTGGGTTAGGTGGTAAGGATGTCTCTGCCAGCCATGACCCCCTCCAGCACCCAAACACTGATGGCAGTGGGACACCACATACGAGCACAAAAGGCAGGGACGTCTCAGTCTCACCAAATGGTTCCAATCTTGGGCAGCTCCCAGAAGTTAATACCTCCCAGAAGCCCTTCAGCTGCAATGACTGTGGAAAAGGCTTCCAGAAGACTTCCATCCTCCTCAACCACTTGAAAGCTCACTCTGAAGAGAGACCATTTAGATGCCCAACAGTTGGCAACTCCTTGGAGGAGAAATCAAACCTCGTTAATGACCACAAATTTCATACTGGAGAAGCATCTTATGTATGTAAGGAGTGTGGGAAGTCCTTTAGTCACCCATCTAAACTGAGGAAGCACCAGAAATTTCACACTGGAGTAAAATGTTATGAGTGCAGCAACTGTGGGAAAACCTTCAGCCACAAACTCACGTATGTTCACCACCGGAGAATTCACACAGGAGAAAGGCTTTATGAgtgcagtgactgtgggaaagctttcagtaaCTGGTCACACCTCACTCGGCATGAGAaagttcacactggagaaaggccttTTGAGTGCAGCAAATGTGGAAGAGCCTTCAGCCAAAGCTCCAATTTCTTTCGGCATCAGAAAGTTCACACCCAAGTAAGGCCTTATGAGTGCAATCTGTGTAATAAGGCCTTCAGCCGCAGCTCTGCTCTCATTCAGCACTGGAGAGTTCACACCGGAGAAAGGCCTTTTGAGTGCGGTGAGTGTGGGAGAGCTTTTAACAATAACTCCAACCTTGCTCAGCATCAGAAAGTTCACACTGGAGAACGGCCATTtgaatgcagtgaatgtggaagAGACTTCAGCCAAAGCTCCCACCTCCTTCGACATCAGAAAATTCACACTGGAGAACGGCCTTTTggatgcagtgaatgtgggaaagccttcagcaATAGCTCCACCCTCATTCAGCACCAGAAAGTTCATACCAGACAAAGGCCTTATGAGTGCAGTGAATGTAGAAAAGCCTTCAGTCGCAGCTCCAGCCTGATTCAGCACTggagaattcacactggagaaaggccatatgagtgcagtgaatgtgggaaagcctttgcTCACAGTTCCAGTCTCATTGAGCACTGGAGAGTTCACACAAGAGAAAGGCCTTATGAgtgcaatgaatgtgggaaattCTTTAGCCAAAACTCCATTCTCATTAAACATCAGAAAGTTCACACTGGAGAACGGCCTTATGAGTGCACTGAATGTGGGAAATTCTTTAGCCGAAAGTCCAGCCTTATCTATCACTGGAGAGTTCACACTGGTGAAAGGCCTTATGAGTGCAGTGAATGCGGGAGAGCATTCAGCAGTAACTCTCACCTGGTTCGTCACCAGAGAATTCACACAAACGAAAGGCCCTATGAGTGCAGCCAGTGTGGGAAAGCTTTTAGTGAAAGATCCACACTTGTTCGACACCAGATAGTTCACACCAGAGAAAGGACTTATGAGTGTGGCCTCTGTGGGAAGATCTTCAGTCGTCTCTGCAACCTTGCTCAGCATAAAAGGATCCACACCTGA
- the ZNF584 gene encoding zinc finger protein 584: protein MQENFALVGSLGCPCRLQDEEAPPKQMENCKVHLSEKLFLCGASGKEVPAILGLLQYQATHREGKPGRSTECREAFPPGSTHQQQQGVHTTQKPFKCRDCGQAFLKAFALLDHLITHSKERPFRCPAGGNAPKENSTLVHHRKIHTGETSHVCNECGKAFNYPSKLRKHQKVHTGIKPFKCDECGKTFNRKDALVLHQRIHTGERPYECSQCGKSFSVLSTLIRHRKVHIGERPYECRECGKFFKYNHSFILHQRVHTGERPYECKQCGKTYVTRSGLYQHWKVHTGERPYECSLCGKTFTTRSYRNRHQQFHTEERSYECSECGKAFKHSSTLLQHKKVHTGERA from the exons ATGCAGGAGAACTTCGCACTCGTTGGCTCATTGG GTTGTCCGTGTAGACTGCAGGATGAGGAAGCCCCTCCCAAGCAGATGGAGAACTGCAAAGTCCACCTATCAGAGAAGCTCTTTCTGTGTGGGGCATCTGGGAAGGAAGTCCCTGCCATCTTAGGCCTCCTCCAGTATCAGGCCACCCACAGGGAGGGGAAGCCAGGCAGGAGCACTGAGTGCAGGGAGGCCTTCCCACCCGGCTCCACCCACCAGCAACAGCAGGGAGTCCACACCACACAGAAGCCTTTCAAGTGCAGAGACTGCGGGCAAGCCTTCCTGAAGGCCTTTGCGCTCCTTGACCACCTCATAACTCACTCCAAAGAGAGACCCTTCAGGTGCCCAGCAGGTGGAAATGCCCCCAAGGAGAACTCAACCCTGGTTCATCACCGAAAAATTCACACTGGAGAAACATCCCATGTGTGTAatgagtgtgggaaggccttcaatTACCCTTCTAAACTGAGGAAACACCAGAAGGTTCACACGGGCATAAAACCTTTCAAGTGTGATGAGTGTGGGAAAACCTTCAACCGCAAAGATGCGCTTGTTCTGCaccagagaattcacactggagaaaggccttatgagTGCAGCCAGTGTGGGAAATCCTTCAGTGTTCTGTCTACCCTCATTCGGCACCGGAAAGTTCACATTGGAGAAAGGCCCTATGAGTGCAGGGAATGTGGGAAGTTCTTCAAATACAACCATAGCTTCATCCTTCAccagagagttcacactggagagagGCCTTATGAGTGCAAGCAATGTGGGAAAACTTATGTGACCCGCTCTGGCCTGTATCAGCACTGGAAAGTCCACACTGGAGAACGTCCCTATGAGTGCAGCCTGTGTGGGAAAACCTTCACTACCAGGTCCTACCGCAATCGGCACCAGCAGTTCCACACTGAAGAGAGGTCCTATGAATGTTcagaatgtgggaaagcttttaAACACAGTTCTACCCTCCTTCAGCACAAGAAAGTCCATACTGGAGAAAGGGCATAG